In Candidatus Gastranaerophilales bacterium, a single genomic region encodes these proteins:
- a CDS encoding glycerophosphodiester phosphodiesterase family protein, with the protein MINPLLPETKINECRSHKKKTPSFKELSQNKKQLIPQALLITLAILSAQNMSLALKRNENPPYIIEESSQMDENKDYSDITIVAPPNIENSKHYNENSENVSAIAHRGYSHIAPENTIPAFVAAAQHGFKKVECDVSWTKDSVPVLLHDETINRTASRKNGFPLILPKKCSNLNYNELLDYDFGSWKGSQYKNTKIPTFAEFIDCCKENNLQPYIELKETKGFDSEKAEMLVNYVKEAGLENDVTWISFNADYLKLINEQSENCRLGYLTKDFSSDTISTLQYLNTTFNEVFLDIKAAAIDDKSSESIQDSGFYFEAWTVDTPDELDKLSSLNCRGITTNYFTNDDVNEYFLKSDIK; encoded by the coding sequence ATGATAAACCCTCTTTTGCCTGAAACAAAAATTAATGAATGTAGAAGTCACAAAAAGAAAACTCCTTCTTTTAAAGAACTTTCGCAAAACAAAAAGCAACTCATTCCACAAGCTTTATTAATTACTCTTGCGATTTTATCGGCTCAGAATATGTCTTTAGCCCTGAAAAGAAACGAAAATCCACCTTATATAATTGAAGAAAGCTCACAAATGGATGAAAACAAAGACTATTCAGACATCACAATCGTTGCACCGCCAAATATTGAAAACTCAAAACACTATAACGAAAACAGCGAAAATGTATCGGCAATAGCCCACAGAGGCTATAGCCATATAGCCCCTGAAAACACTATTCCTGCCTTCGTTGCCGCAGCTCAACACGGTTTTAAAAAGGTTGAATGCGATGTAAGCTGGACTAAAGACTCCGTACCTGTTCTATTACACGATGAAACAATTAACAGGACAGCCTCTCGCAAAAACGGGTTTCCACTCATTCTCCCTAAAAAATGCAGCAATTTAAACTATAATGAATTATTGGATTATGATTTCGGAAGCTGGAAAGGTTCCCAATATAAAAATACAAAAATCCCTACATTTGCTGAATTTATCGACTGCTGCAAAGAAAATAATTTGCAACCCTACATAGAGCTCAAAGAAACAAAAGGCTTTGACTCTGAAAAAGCCGAAATGCTTGTCAACTACGTAAAAGAAGCAGGTCTTGAAAATGATGTCACCTGGATAAGCTTCAACGCTGATTATCTAAAACTCATAAATGAACAATCCGAAAATTGCCGATTAGGATATTTAACAAAAGATTTTTCATCTGACACTATAAGCACTCTACAATATCTAAATACGACCTTTAATGAGGTCTTTTTAGACATTAAAGCTGCTGCCATTGATGACAAATCCAGTGAAAGCATTCAGGATTCTGGCTTTTATTTTGAAGCATGGACCGTCGATACACCTGACGAACTTGACAAACTTTCCTCGCTCAATTGCAGAGGTATAACTACCAATTATTTTACAAACGATGATGTGAATGAATATTTTTTAAAAAGTGACATAAAATAA
- a CDS encoding glutamate-cysteine ligase family protein, with product MSMINIKNKELTSKKEIRDYYLTGAKPKHLHKFGMEYERITTNKNDFSIIPYHGEKSIFRLLRQIAFKDEWSYLVDFGQVVGLKKGQSTITLEPGGQFEISVAAQFSIKELEKELEKLTKKTNDIAKNLNISFLSYGISPLKTYKDISLIPKRRYEIMSRELLGDHHSNMMRETAGLQVTMDYETETDAMKKLQLGLKLSPVICAMFANSPIYNGKLSGYKSYRALAWLFTDNKRCGLINEKFFFNNIDLSFDDYINKILKIPMLYIMRDNKIIEFSQQIDFETFLNQGFQGHNANFYDYLLHASLFFPEVRLNNYLEFRNHDSQKGTMKYALAALYKGIFFNTRSISDTMELFKKFNYSDFAFARESVPRLALEAQLGSYKLHNIAKELLKIASIYLRKEGKNENKYLEPLQELINQNMCPADLIIKNWESKWSRNLKKLIDSVAD from the coding sequence ATGAGCATGATTAATATTAAAAATAAAGAATTAACAAGTAAAAAAGAAATTAGGGATTATTACCTAACTGGTGCAAAGCCTAAACATTTACACAAATTCGGAATGGAATATGAAAGAATAACAACAAACAAAAATGATTTCTCCATAATTCCTTATCACGGCGAAAAAAGCATATTCAGGCTCTTAAGGCAGATTGCATTCAAAGATGAATGGAGCTATTTAGTCGATTTCGGGCAAGTCGTAGGACTAAAAAAAGGACAATCGACAATAACATTAGAACCCGGTGGCCAGTTTGAAATTAGCGTCGCTGCTCAATTTTCTATCAAAGAACTTGAAAAAGAACTTGAAAAATTAACAAAAAAAACTAACGACATTGCAAAAAATCTTAATATTTCTTTCTTAAGCTACGGAATTTCACCCCTAAAAACCTACAAAGATATTTCGCTTATTCCCAAAAGACGCTATGAAATAATGTCGAGAGAACTCCTAGGCGACCATCACTCTAACATGATGCGAGAAACGGCAGGGCTTCAAGTAACAATGGATTACGAAACCGAAACTGACGCTATGAAAAAGCTGCAACTCGGGTTAAAACTCTCGCCCGTCATTTGTGCGATGTTTGCCAATTCGCCTATCTATAACGGTAAACTCTCCGGCTACAAAAGCTATCGTGCACTTGCTTGGCTCTTTACTGACAACAAAAGATGCGGTTTGATTAATGAAAAATTCTTCTTTAATAATATAGATTTGTCTTTTGATGATTATATAAACAAAATCCTCAAAATACCAATGCTTTACATAATGAGAGATAACAAAATCATTGAATTTTCTCAACAAATAGACTTTGAAACCTTTTTAAATCAAGGATTTCAAGGGCACAATGCCAATTTCTATGACTATCTTTTACACGCAAGTCTGTTTTTTCCGGAAGTTCGATTAAACAACTATCTTGAATTCAGAAACCACGATTCTCAAAAAGGTACTATGAAATATGCTCTTGCCGCATTATATAAAGGTATTTTCTTTAACACTCGTTCAATTAGCGATACTATGGAATTGTTTAAAAAATTCAATTATTCGGATTTCGCATTCGCAAGAGAATCAGTCCCAAGGCTCGCTCTTGAAGCACAACTGGGAAGTTATAAACTTCACAATATTGCAAAAGAATTATTGAAAATTGCTTCCATTTATTTAAGAAAAGAAGGCAAAAACGAAAATAAATACCTTGAGCCCTTACAAGAACTGATTAATCAGAACATGTGTCCTGCTGATTTGATAATCAAAAATTGGGAATCTAAATGGAGCCGAAATCTAAAAAAATTGATTGACTCTGTCGCCGACTAA
- the rsmA gene encoding 16S rRNA (adenine(1518)-N(6)/adenine(1519)-N(6))-dimethyltransferase RsmA produces MNYFERAKKFRAKKRLGQNFLVDESALDAIFETSGITKEDTVIEIGPGLGFVTERLVKEAKKVIAIELDEDMVKEIKKIDADNLEIVHADVLKTDISQFGNNLKVVANIPYYITSPILAHLLGEVDDLDNKNRNSISQITLMVQFEVAKRLVATEKSMGKDFGLLTILAQFWANPEIVRKVGARSFFPAPKVDSAIIKLEVNKEPLLSLQNYTFFKKVSKACFATRRKNIKNSLINAGFSKDAVEETLTELNIPQEIRGETLSIKAIGELSEKLKENL; encoded by the coding sequence ATGAACTACTTCGAAAGAGCAAAGAAATTCAGAGCAAAAAAAAGACTCGGTCAAAATTTTTTAGTTGACGAGTCAGCCTTAGATGCTATTTTTGAGACAAGCGGTATAACTAAAGAAGATACGGTTATAGAAATCGGTCCAGGGCTTGGCTTTGTTACAGAAAGGCTTGTTAAGGAGGCAAAAAAGGTAATTGCGATAGAGCTTGACGAGGACATGGTCAAAGAGATAAAAAAAATAGATGCTGACAATTTGGAGATTGTCCATGCTGATGTTTTGAAGACTGATATCTCTCAGTTTGGCAACAATTTAAAGGTTGTAGCCAATATCCCTTATTATATTACAAGCCCGATTTTGGCACATTTGTTGGGCGAAGTCGATGACTTGGATAATAAAAACAGAAATTCTATTTCTCAAATTACGTTGATGGTTCAGTTTGAAGTTGCCAAAAGGCTTGTCGCTACTGAAAAATCTATGGGTAAAGATTTTGGATTGTTGACTATTTTGGCTCAATTTTGGGCTAATCCTGAGATTGTTAGAAAAGTTGGTGCAAGAAGCTTTTTCCCTGCTCCGAAAGTTGATTCTGCTATTATAAAATTAGAGGTCAACAAAGAACCGCTTTTGAGTTTGCAAAACTATACTTTTTTCAAAAAAGTTTCAAAAGCTTGTTTCGCCACGAGAAGAAAAAACATAAAAAATTCTTTGATAAATGCAGGTTTTTCTAAAGATGCAGTTGAAGAAACGCTGACAGAATTAAATATTCCTCAAGAGATACGAGGTGAAACCTTGTCGATAAAGGCGATAGGTGAGTTGTCAGAAAAATTGAAAGAAAATTTATGA
- the ispE gene encoding 4-(cytidine 5'-diphospho)-2-C-methyl-D-erythritol kinase, translating to MKKIKVKAPAKINLTLEVLNKREDGFHNLQSIMQAVDLYDYLTVEVDENETGINIILTGNSIEIPYNEHNLVFKAAHKYFEKAGIKNIYLKVNIEKNIPVAAGLAGGSTDGAAVLYALNKLLNSLSDDEIDGICASLGSDLNFCLKGGCALCTSRGEKIEAIPFVQFDVSLVKPCKFGISAKEAYTKFAQLKDKTSPDNTHKMLEKLKKGEFDASLLYNSLENAVINDYEELQFMKKSVKGSMMSGSGPTFFVVKKRINYEFDTEKFIVINGLKSINTGVEVC from the coding sequence ATGAAAAAAATAAAAGTAAAAGCACCCGCAAAAATAAATTTAACACTTGAGGTTTTAAATAAAAGGGAAGATGGGTTCCATAATCTTCAAAGTATTATGCAGGCGGTTGATTTGTACGATTATTTAACTGTCGAAGTTGATGAAAATGAAACCGGTATAAATATTATACTTACGGGGAATTCCATTGAAATTCCTTATAATGAGCACAATCTTGTTTTTAAAGCGGCTCATAAATATTTTGAAAAAGCCGGAATTAAAAATATTTATTTAAAGGTAAATATAGAAAAAAATATTCCGGTGGCAGCAGGATTAGCCGGTGGAAGCACTGATGGTGCTGCTGTTTTGTATGCGTTAAATAAATTGTTAAACTCTTTATCTGATGATGAGATTGATGGAATTTGTGCTTCTTTGGGCTCTGATTTGAATTTTTGCCTAAAAGGTGGCTGTGCATTATGCACATCTCGTGGGGAAAAAATAGAAGCTATACCTTTTGTTCAATTTGACGTTTCACTGGTAAAACCGTGTAAATTTGGCATTTCAGCTAAGGAAGCTTATACAAAATTTGCACAGCTAAAAGATAAAACATCTCCTGATAATACCCATAAAATGTTAGAAAAATTGAAAAAAGGTGAGTTTGATGCCTCTTTGTTGTATAACAGCTTGGAAAATGCCGTTATCAATGATTATGAGGAGCTTCAATTTATGAAAAAATCCGTAAAGGGCTCAATGATGTCAGGTAGCGGTCCAACTTTTTTTGTTGTAAAAAAACGAATAAATTATGAATTTGATACAGAAAAATTTATAGTGATAAATGGACTAAAGTCAATAAATACAGGTGTTGAGGTATGCTAG
- the murQ gene encoding N-acetylmuramic acid 6-phosphate etherase gives MLELSKTEAVNPLSKDIDKLESLEIVKIINDEDKKVAQTIETELPSIAKAVDIISENFLQNGRLIYFGAGTSGRLGVLDASECPPTFNVPSSMVVGVIAGGDIALRNAIEGAEDSVELAKTDFKKLQVSSNDTICVISASGNANYVVEILKIATKSGCKRISVSSNRNAKIKQNTDVFICVETGAEVVTGSTRMKAGTSQKLVLNMLTTASMIKIGKTYENYMIDVKPTNIKLKDRAERIVSAIVGIEQNKAKTVLQDNGYKVKEAVLTLKYGVETSVATELLASNNGVLRKVFEKLDV, from the coding sequence ATGCTAGAACTTAGTAAAACAGAAGCTGTTAATCCTTTATCAAAAGATATTGATAAACTTGAATCTTTAGAAATTGTCAAAATAATCAATGATGAAGATAAAAAAGTTGCTCAAACAATAGAAACGGAATTACCTTCAATAGCCAAGGCGGTTGATATAATTTCAGAAAATTTTTTGCAAAATGGAAGATTGATATATTTTGGAGCAGGCACAAGCGGAAGATTGGGCGTCTTAGATGCTTCAGAGTGCCCACCTACATTTAATGTCCCATCTTCAATGGTTGTTGGTGTTATAGCTGGTGGTGATATCGCTTTAAGAAATGCAATTGAAGGAGCAGAAGATTCTGTTGAACTCGCAAAAACTGATTTTAAAAAATTGCAAGTATCTTCAAATGATACAATCTGTGTAATTTCTGCGAGCGGAAATGCAAATTACGTTGTTGAAATCTTAAAAATAGCTACAAAATCAGGCTGCAAACGTATTTCCGTGTCGTCAAATAGAAATGCAAAGATAAAACAAAATACAGATGTCTTTATTTGCGTTGAAACAGGTGCCGAAGTGGTTACGGGTTCTACTCGAATGAAAGCAGGTACTTCTCAAAAGCTTGTTTTGAATATGCTTACGACAGCTTCAATGATTAAAATCGGAAAAACTTATGAAAATTATATGATAGATGTAAAACCTACAAATATAAAACTAAAAGATAGAGCAGAAAGAATAGTTTCGGCGATTGTTGGCATTGAGCAAAATAAAGCAAAAACTGTTCTTCAAGACAATGGATATAAAGTAAAAGAAGCTGTTTTGACTCTTAAATACGGTGTTGAAACGAGCGTTGCTACAGAGCTTTTAGCTTCAAACAATGGAGTTTTAAGGAAAGTTTTCGAAAAACTTGATGTTTAG
- a CDS encoding uracil-DNA glycosylase → MQYLNFNEQELTPELKQKSINQILKVCNQCYSCPLGKTRDNLVFSDGNPNAKIMLIGEAPGAEEDASGTPFVGRAGRLLNDLLQECNIDRNKDLYICNTVKCRPPENRVPTDEEKQTCSSFLSAQINIVRPKVIVLCGATAAKTFLGDKIKISQIRGQWSTLFGNIKSIAIFHPSYLLRNHSLEENSPRWLTKQDLIEIKKVAYSNN, encoded by the coding sequence ATGCAATATCTGAACTTTAACGAACAGGAGCTCACTCCTGAACTAAAACAAAAATCTATCAACCAAATCCTTAAAGTTTGCAACCAATGCTATAGTTGCCCTCTCGGCAAAACCAGAGATAATTTGGTCTTCTCAGATGGGAACCCCAATGCAAAAATTATGCTAATCGGCGAAGCCCCCGGAGCAGAAGAAGATGCCTCAGGTACCCCTTTCGTAGGTAGAGCCGGCAGATTGCTGAATGACCTCCTTCAAGAATGTAATATCGACAGAAACAAAGACCTCTATATCTGCAACACTGTTAAATGCAGACCCCCAGAGAACAGAGTGCCGACTGATGAAGAAAAACAAACCTGCTCTTCCTTTCTATCTGCACAAATCAATATTGTTCGTCCAAAAGTCATTGTCCTTTGCGGTGCTACTGCCGCTAAAACTTTCCTCGGGGATAAAATTAAAATTTCTCAAATTAGAGGTCAATGGTCCACCCTATTCGGCAACATAAAGTCCATTGCAATTTTTCACCCCTCTTATCTGTTGAGAAACCATTCACTTGAAGAAAATTCTCCAAGATGGCTCACTAAACAAGATTTAATCGAAATTAAAAAGGTCGCTTACTCCAACAATTAA
- the trkA gene encoding Trk system potassium transporter TrkA, whose translation MRIVIFGANELGCLIATELFEDHDITIIDKEENRSDDFNKLDISFVHGNGSNIKVLETAQIQNADVFIACTDMEEANIVACLTAKSMSPVKTVCFVKKQEYLESLSLVKGSKYQAELLIDHVIWPEELLTQEIFRIITVPNAIDVENFAQGKARLFEYRIKEESKILNKTIKDCCFPDETLIVGITRDAKLFIPDGETTLELNDKVIFMGSAYSLDILAGEFFQRAEMIKSVSIIGGGSVGMMLAQNLEKMNIRTKIIEKDYKRCEFLTENLKKTLVLHGDGTNLELLESESIGESEVVVSVTNNDEKNLLCSLLAKQLGVSKIITRVSKDANAALFEKVGIDVAVSPNEAAIDEIENHLIETDVDILATVERGQGEIIEITVPQKFEYKRIMDLQLPVKAIIAIIQRWNKVIIPKGTTHVMANDNLIIFTTKENSNTIKEFFKKA comes from the coding sequence ATGCGAATTGTAATTTTTGGTGCAAATGAACTTGGTTGCTTGATTGCGACAGAACTCTTTGAAGACCACGATATAACAATAATAGACAAAGAAGAAAACAGAAGCGATGATTTTAATAAACTTGATATAAGCTTCGTCCACGGAAACGGCTCCAATATAAAAGTCTTGGAAACCGCACAAATACAAAATGCAGACGTGTTTATTGCTTGCACGGATATGGAGGAGGCAAACATAGTCGCTTGCCTAACCGCCAAAAGCATGAGCCCTGTAAAAACCGTATGTTTCGTGAAAAAACAAGAATATTTGGAATCATTGTCATTGGTAAAAGGTTCAAAATATCAAGCAGAGCTGTTGATTGACCATGTGATATGGCCTGAAGAGCTTTTAACTCAAGAAATTTTTAGAATAATAACGGTTCCAAATGCGATTGACGTTGAAAATTTTGCCCAAGGTAAAGCTCGACTTTTTGAGTATAGAATTAAGGAAGAATCCAAAATTTTGAATAAAACAATCAAAGATTGTTGTTTCCCTGATGAAACATTGATTGTGGGTATAACGAGAGATGCAAAATTGTTTATTCCTGATGGTGAAACGACTTTGGAACTTAATGATAAAGTCATTTTTATGGGGTCTGCCTATTCGTTAGATATATTGGCAGGTGAATTTTTCCAACGTGCCGAGATGATTAAATCCGTAAGTATTATTGGTGGAGGAAGTGTCGGAATGATGCTTGCTCAAAATTTAGAAAAAATGAACATCAGAACTAAAATCATCGAAAAAGATTATAAAAGATGTGAATTTTTGACGGAAAATTTGAAGAAAACATTGGTTTTGCATGGTGATGGTACTAACTTGGAGCTTTTAGAGTCTGAGTCTATAGGAGAGAGTGAAGTCGTTGTTAGTGTTACGAATAATGATGAAAAAAATCTTTTATGCTCGTTACTTGCAAAGCAATTAGGGGTAAGTAAAATAATTACAAGGGTTTCAAAAGATGCAAATGCGGCGTTGTTTGAAAAAGTCGGAATTGATGTAGCTGTTTCTCCTAATGAAGCTGCTATAGATGAGATTGAAAACCACTTGATTGAAACAGATGTGGATATTTTGGCAACAGTAGAACGTGGTCAGGGCGAAATTATCGAAATCACGGTTCCTCAAAAATTCGAGTATAAAAGGATTATGGATTTGCAGTTACCCGTAAAAGCAATCATTGCAATAATTCAAAGATGGAATAAGGTAATAATTCCAAAAGGTACAACGCATGTTATGGCGAATGATAATTTGATTATATTTACCACCAAAGAAAACTCAAATACGATAAAAGAGTTTTTTAAGAAAGCTTGA
- a CDS encoding TrkH family potassium uptake protein, producing the protein MRTSHILIAISLVLKYIALVILAPCLVALYYKDYYSLIPFIMASFSSYTIGVFCNPKKVDGNKLNDLKKSEALFIVALSWIIFGVVSAVPYLFYNISPLNALFEAVSGITTTGATILSDFSLYPKTMFFWRSMSQWLGGMGIIVLFIAILPQFAVAGRQMFFAEAPGPTEDKFTPRIRHTATALWKIYIILTILEIVILKLCGMPWFDSFCNSFSTLAAGGFSPNPKSIWGYNCPIYVWVISLFMFLSGANFALQYKIITKRKPMSLFKDEEFNWYSVIVLGFACVIALILFLNHEYGFVASFRESLFQVISIITTTGFASADFNLWAFSAKAFLFVLMFVGGCAGSAGGGVKVVRLVFIFKYIKRQITQIHHPNGVYPIRINKVSISSEIVKQLLGFVIFYYLIFAVSAFVTSIIEHNLIIGMTGAITTLGNIGPGFGLIGPMGSFVVLSPLTKIIYIINMLVGRLELIPFLALLHPDFWTNVKR; encoded by the coding sequence ATGAGAACGTCACACATACTTATAGCAATCAGTTTAGTATTAAAATACATAGCATTGGTGATATTGGCACCTTGCTTGGTTGCATTGTATTACAAGGATTATTATTCATTGATACCCTTTATAATGGCGTCATTCAGCTCTTATACGATTGGTGTTTTTTGTAATCCAAAAAAGGTTGACGGAAATAAATTGAACGACTTAAAAAAGTCAGAGGCATTATTTATAGTAGCCCTTTCTTGGATTATTTTCGGAGTAGTATCAGCGGTGCCGTATTTGTTTTATAATATAAGCCCTTTAAATGCTTTGTTTGAGGCGGTTTCAGGGATTACGACTACGGGTGCCACTATTTTGTCGGATTTTTCTTTGTACCCGAAAACAATGTTTTTCTGGCGTTCAATGAGCCAATGGCTTGGAGGTATGGGGATAATAGTTTTGTTTATAGCCATTTTGCCCCAATTTGCAGTTGCTGGCAGACAAATGTTTTTTGCAGAAGCACCTGGACCTACCGAGGACAAATTTACGCCCAGAATACGACATACGGCAACAGCCTTGTGGAAAATATATATAATATTAACCATATTAGAAATAGTGATATTGAAATTATGTGGAATGCCTTGGTTTGATTCATTTTGCAATTCATTTTCCACATTAGCGGCAGGTGGATTTTCGCCTAACCCGAAAAGCATATGGGGCTATAATTGTCCGATATATGTTTGGGTTATTTCGTTATTTATGTTTTTGTCGGGTGCAAACTTTGCGTTGCAATATAAAATTATTACAAAACGAAAACCTATGAGCTTGTTTAAAGATGAGGAGTTCAATTGGTATTCTGTAATAGTATTAGGGTTTGCGTGTGTAATTGCGTTGATATTGTTTTTAAATCACGAATATGGTTTTGTTGCATCTTTTAGAGAATCTTTATTTCAGGTTATAAGTATAATAACCACAACCGGATTTGCGTCTGCTGATTTTAATTTATGGGCATTCAGTGCGAAGGCATTTTTATTTGTTTTGATGTTTGTTGGTGGTTGTGCAGGCTCTGCAGGTGGTGGCGTTAAGGTAGTTAGGCTTGTATTTATTTTTAAATATATTAAGCGTCAAATAACTCAAATCCATCATCCGAACGGGGTTTATCCTATTAGGATAAACAAAGTTTCTATTTCAAGCGAGATAGTTAAACAGTTGCTTGGGTTTGTGATTTTTTATTATTTAATTTTTGCAGTTTCAGCTTTTGTGACAAGTATAATTGAACATAATCTTATAATCGGAATGACTGGTGCTATTACTACTTTAGGTAACATTGGCCCGGGTTTTGGCTTGATTGGTCCTATGGGAAGCTTTGTTGTTTTGAGTCCTTTAACAAAGATTATTTATATAATAAATATGCTTGTCGGAAGATTAGAGCTTATTCCGTTTTTGGCACTTTTACACCCTGATTTTTGGACTAATGTAAAAAGATAA
- the aroA gene encoding 3-phosphoshikimate 1-carboxyvinyltransferase has product MDITIEKRKTPLKGVIEIPSDKSISHRAAMFSALTGGRVKISNFSKGADCHSSLNIVKKLGCKVDFLDDKTVIVDASKALNAPDAVLDCGNSGTTMRLMSGILAGQSFNSELVGDVSLSKRPMKRVISPLELMGAKLEHKDYKAPLKIQGQKLNGVDYVSQLSSAQVKSCVLLAGLFSEGVTSFVEPFKSRNHTELMLKYLGADIKVDGNKVSIKKSKLQAKDISICGDISSAAFFMVAASIVPDSDITLINVGVNETRSGIIDALIQMNADIQVLNEREISGEKVADIRVRYSNLKATTIEGAIIPRLIDEIPVLAVAATQAEGTTVIKDAQDLRNKEADRIKCVSDELKKLGADVEETPDGFLIKGKSSLSGDSTHECYHDHRIAMSLYVAGLIAETPITVNEFQWVDISFPEFLDLMSDI; this is encoded by the coding sequence ATGGATATTACGATAGAAAAACGAAAAACTCCACTTAAAGGCGTTATAGAGATACCTTCAGATAAGTCGATAAGTCATAGAGCCGCAATGTTTTCCGCTTTAACGGGTGGACGAGTTAAAATATCAAATTTTTCAAAAGGAGCAGATTGTCATAGCTCTTTAAATATTGTTAAAAAGCTTGGGTGCAAAGTTGATTTTTTAGACGATAAAACAGTCATAGTTGATGCTTCAAAGGCTTTGAATGCACCTGATGCTGTTCTTGATTGTGGAAATTCAGGCACGACAATGAGATTGATGTCTGGGATTTTGGCAGGGCAAAGTTTTAATTCTGAACTTGTTGGTGATGTTAGCCTTTCGAAAAGACCTATGAAGCGGGTTATTTCGCCGCTGGAACTTATGGGGGCTAAGCTGGAGCATAAAGATTATAAGGCACCTTTGAAGATACAGGGGCAAAAGCTAAATGGTGTAGATTATGTGTCGCAATTATCGTCAGCACAAGTCAAGTCTTGTGTCTTGTTGGCAGGGCTTTTTTCAGAGGGGGTTACTTCGTTTGTTGAACCTTTCAAATCAAGAAATCATACAGAATTGATGCTTAAATATCTCGGAGCAGATATAAAAGTTGACGGAAATAAGGTTTCGATAAAGAAATCCAAGCTTCAAGCAAAAGATATTTCTATCTGCGGAGATATTTCATCAGCTGCATTTTTTATGGTGGCGGCGAGTATTGTTCCAGACTCCGATATAACCTTGATAAATGTGGGGGTAAATGAAACCCGCTCCGGAATAATCGATGCTTTGATACAAATGAATGCAGATATTCAAGTTTTAAATGAACGAGAAATTTCAGGCGAAAAAGTTGCAGATATAAGGGTTCGATATTCAAATTTGAAAGCCACTACTATTGAGGGAGCAATTATTCCAAGGTTGATAGATGAAATTCCTGTTCTTGCAGTAGCAGCTACACAGGCAGAAGGGACAACCGTGATAAAAGACGCCCAAGACCTTAGAAATAAAGAAGCCGATAGAATTAAATGTGTTAGTGATGAACTGAAAAAACTCGGAGCCGACGTTGAAGAAACACCGGACGGCTTTTTGATAAAGGGCAAAAGTTCATTAAGTGGCGATTCAACTCATGAATGTTACCACGACCATAGAATTGCGATGAGCCTTTATGTAGCAGGTTTGATTGCAGAAACCCCAATAACTGTAAATGAATTTCAGTGGGTTGATATATCATTTCCTGAGTTCTTGGACTTGATGTCTGATATCTAG
- a CDS encoding helix-turn-helix transcriptional regulator, with protein MKRLRMEKKNVSLNEFALMNNISRGHLSNIEKGKRNIQLTTLWRIVGALGMSFSEFAA; from the coding sequence TTGAAGCGGCTCAGAATGGAAAAGAAAAACGTGAGCTTAAATGAATTTGCACTTATGAACAATATAAGCAGGGGGCATCTGAGTAATATAGAAAAGGGAAAGCGAAATATTCAGTTGACAACTTTGTGGCGAATTGTTGGTGCTTTAGGGATGTCTTTTTCTGAATTTGCAGCATAA